Proteins encoded within one genomic window of Chitinophaga parva:
- a CDS encoding tetratricopeptide repeat protein, whose product MRYLSLFLLAVVLGACHPQSSNTAQNHSGITLTENNYLDLDTAMMVFKGTTGTSPAADKKFLAAIDKYRNKKDPRGALSLFKASILLQPQAKAYYEMGNALLDLDKPGEALHAYAVAEAMNYKPLYRVFFNMGCAYAHLNKGDSAAEYVITAIEFGYPNVKNILKDPDLLRMNPTAQDYFEWRIRDVLTRGVDPEKMEWAQFTHDMPVLELPTTLDMKYGTTHELPTISFEYERYVAEMRTVEFSRETGEDFLAVGTVRNTDSVRTLVYASHEVFDSEDGSEISAIPFTYYIASYNQTGKLIDKMLIGGREKLSDPFKVATIKANGDFDITSFDLVYEKKVEDSGYANNKLKEQKELNKASYSLGQDGHFVPRNGALTMR is encoded by the coding sequence ATGCGTTACCTATCCCTGTTCTTACTGGCTGTAGTACTGGGCGCCTGCCACCCGCAGAGCAGCAACACGGCCCAAAATCACTCCGGCATTACCCTTACCGAAAACAATTACCTGGACCTGGACACGGCCATGATGGTGTTCAAAGGCACCACCGGCACCAGCCCTGCGGCAGATAAAAAGTTCCTGGCAGCCATTGACAAATACCGGAACAAGAAAGATCCCCGGGGCGCCCTGTCCCTTTTCAAAGCCTCCATTCTCCTGCAACCACAGGCCAAGGCCTATTACGAAATGGGCAATGCCCTGCTGGACCTGGACAAGCCCGGTGAAGCCTTGCACGCCTATGCTGTGGCGGAGGCCATGAACTACAAGCCCCTCTACAGGGTGTTCTTCAACATGGGCTGCGCCTATGCGCATTTGAACAAAGGCGATTCCGCCGCAGAATACGTGATCACCGCCATTGAATTTGGGTATCCCAATGTCAAGAACATCTTGAAAGACCCCGACCTGCTGCGGATGAACCCTACTGCACAGGATTATTTCGAGTGGCGCATCCGGGATGTGCTGACCCGCGGCGTGGATCCTGAAAAGATGGAGTGGGCGCAATTCACCCACGATATGCCCGTGCTGGAGCTGCCTACCACCCTGGATATGAAGTATGGTACCACGCACGAACTCCCCACCATCTCTTTTGAATATGAGCGCTATGTGGCAGAGATGCGCACCGTGGAGTTTTCCCGTGAAACCGGCGAGGATTTTCTGGCGGTGGGCACGGTACGCAACACAGACAGTGTACGCACCCTGGTATATGCCTCCCATGAAGTATTTGATTCAGAAGACGGATCTGAAATATCCGCTATTCCTTTCACGTATTACATCGCCAGCTACAACCAAACCGGCAAGTTGATAGATAAAATGCTCATCGGTGGCCGTGAAAAGTTGTCTGATCCTTTCAAAGTAGCCACCATAAAGGCTAACGGCGACTTTGACATTACCAGCTTTGATCTTGTGTACGAAAAGAAAGTGGAAGATTCCGGTTACGCTAATAACAAACTGAAGGAACAAAAAGAATTGAATAAAGCAAGCTACAGCCTGGGCCAGGATGGCCACTTTGTGCCGCGCAATGGGGCACTGACCATGCGGTAG
- a CDS encoding DUF3857 domain-containing protein, producing MALCCWITCLPARGQANRFSIAPKPTWLAPYQPDLARRPDSKRIAEGYYQLLFEEQIQVEQKSTYRHIIRQIVSEAGIQNGSQVSVEYDPAYEQLIFHHVLIRRNGEVISKLAARNFKFLQQEEDLDAFIYSGTYTAHLILDDVRKGDQIEYDYTIVGRNPIFEHPYFHTFYLTSYEPIVNFYKCLIADSSRHFTFRGFNGARPLQRSLHGHDAWYEYKGDVPVLEDVDNAPSWYTNFPFVQVSEYSNWKQIVQWAQRINVVKSMGPLLRNKVYGLKAATGADRTAYMEKAIRFVQDDIRYMGIEMGENSHLPHTPDQVLAQRFGDCKDKSLLLCTILRANGIAADMAYANTDEGPILQTYLPTPDAFNHAIVHASLDGKSYWIDPTIAYQRGTLATLATPDYGQALIVNDSSTGLTAMHTRQAGEVTIREEFSIPDDNQQHASLRVISDYTHYFADDIRNEYASNSVKDEEDNFLSFYKKLYGRVSLKDSLVTVDSLRSNHFHSVELYTIQDPWKTDSTDHDKRVFYFRAKAFLDGLSPVDDAQRKAPVALRFPFRMHYTATFDRAEDFPEEAKEFEIKNAYYRVHFRPELENDEVVLHYDYETYTDHVPVAYLKQYIADLDRITGLCYLSSTQLDDRAAGNGNLEKAGNTLMVNYLALVISLLVLGIFSWLGWRYVHTYRDMQEYYGYAQNLGGWLLLLGLGLLMSLLAQLEHLFNLPVFNYMEVTKYTSNKGMQNGSVTETFMMLQLIVHLFFFVYTILLDLLFYFRRDVFPRTAIVYFAAYVGWGLLECLLVRNHPALGSIGNVYMMLAWNTVGALIWIPYLYFSRRSRETFLLPHVSQLEHGRRE from the coding sequence TTGGCCCTTTGTTGTTGGATAACCTGCCTGCCGGCAAGGGGGCAGGCCAACCGTTTCAGCATAGCCCCCAAACCCACCTGGCTGGCGCCTTACCAGCCAGACCTGGCCCGCCGCCCGGATAGCAAGCGCATTGCGGAAGGATACTACCAGCTGCTGTTTGAAGAGCAGATCCAGGTAGAGCAGAAAAGTACTTACCGCCACATCATCCGCCAGATCGTTTCAGAAGCCGGCATCCAGAACGGATCACAGGTGTCCGTGGAGTACGACCCGGCTTATGAACAGCTGATCTTTCACCATGTACTGATCCGGCGCAATGGGGAGGTGATCAGCAAACTGGCTGCCCGCAACTTTAAGTTCCTCCAGCAGGAAGAAGACCTGGACGCTTTCATCTACAGCGGTACATACACCGCCCACCTGATCCTGGACGATGTGCGCAAAGGAGACCAGATAGAATATGACTACACCATTGTGGGCCGCAATCCTATTTTTGAGCATCCCTACTTTCACACCTTTTATCTTACCAGTTACGAGCCGATCGTTAATTTTTATAAATGCCTGATTGCAGACAGCAGCCGGCATTTTACCTTCCGGGGCTTTAATGGTGCACGCCCCCTGCAACGCAGCCTCCATGGCCACGACGCGTGGTACGAATACAAGGGCGATGTGCCCGTGCTGGAAGATGTGGACAACGCCCCTTCCTGGTACACGAACTTTCCTTTTGTGCAGGTGAGTGAGTACAGCAACTGGAAACAGATCGTGCAATGGGCGCAGCGCATCAATGTGGTGAAAAGCATGGGCCCGTTGCTGCGCAACAAGGTATATGGGCTGAAAGCCGCCACCGGGGCGGATCGTACGGCATACATGGAAAAGGCTATCCGCTTTGTGCAGGATGATATCCGCTACATGGGAATAGAGATGGGAGAGAATTCCCACCTGCCGCATACCCCGGACCAGGTGCTGGCCCAGCGTTTTGGCGATTGCAAGGACAAGTCCCTGCTGCTTTGCACTATTTTAAGGGCCAATGGCATAGCCGCAGATATGGCGTATGCCAATACCGATGAAGGCCCCATCCTGCAGACCTACCTTCCCACGCCCGATGCCTTTAACCACGCCATTGTGCACGCCTCCCTGGATGGCAAAAGCTACTGGATAGATCCCACCATTGCCTACCAGCGCGGTACCCTGGCTACCCTGGCCACGCCGGATTACGGGCAGGCCCTCATTGTGAACGACAGCAGCACCGGGCTAACGGCGATGCATACACGCCAGGCTGGGGAAGTAACCATCCGTGAGGAATTTTCCATCCCGGACGACAACCAGCAGCATGCCTCCCTCCGCGTGATCTCTGATTACACGCACTACTTTGCAGATGATATCCGCAATGAATACGCCAGCAACAGCGTGAAAGATGAGGAAGACAATTTCCTGAGCTTCTATAAAAAACTGTACGGACGTGTGAGCCTCAAGGATTCACTGGTAACGGTGGATAGCCTGCGCAGCAATCACTTTCACAGCGTGGAGCTGTACACCATACAAGATCCCTGGAAAACAGACAGTACGGATCATGACAAACGGGTATTCTATTTCCGGGCCAAGGCCTTCCTGGATGGACTGAGCCCCGTGGATGACGCCCAGCGCAAAGCCCCGGTGGCACTGCGTTTCCCTTTCCGTATGCACTACACGGCCACCTTTGACCGGGCAGAGGATTTCCCGGAAGAGGCCAAGGAGTTTGAGATCAAAAATGCCTATTACCGCGTCCACTTCCGCCCGGAGCTGGAAAATGATGAAGTGGTACTGCATTATGATTATGAAACCTACACAGACCATGTGCCGGTGGCTTACCTGAAACAATACATAGCGGACCTGGACCGCATTACCGGCCTTTGTTACCTCTCCTCCACCCAGCTGGATGACCGCGCGGCTGGTAATGGTAATCTGGAAAAGGCGGGCAATACCCTGATGGTAAACTACCTGGCCCTGGTGATAAGCTTGTTGGTACTGGGCATTTTCAGCTGGCTGGGATGGCGGTACGTGCACACCTACCGCGACATGCAGGAATATTACGGCTATGCGCAGAACCTGGGCGGATGGCTGCTGCTCCTGGGCCTGGGCCTGCTGATGTCTCTCCTGGCGCAGCTGGAGCATCTTTTTAACCTGCCGGTGTTTAACTATATGGAGGTGACAAAGTACACCAGTAACAAGGGCATGCAGAACGGCTCCGTTACGGAAACGTTCATGATGTTGCAGCTGATCGTGCACCTGTTCTTTTTCGTATACACCATCCTGTTAGACCTGCTGTTCTATTTCCGGCGGGATGTTTTCCCGCGCACGGCCATCGTGTATTTTGCGGCGTATGTGGGCTGGGGGCTGCTGGAGTGCCTGCTGGTGCGCAACCACCCGGCGCTTGGCAGCATTGGGAATGTGTATATGATGCTGGCCTGGAACACGGTGGGGGCGCTGATCTGGATACCTTACCTGTACTTTTCCCGCCGCTCCCGGGAAACCTTCCTGCTGCCCCACGTATCGCAGCTGGAGCATGGGCGCAGGGAGTAG
- a CDS encoding M28 family peptidase, whose protein sequence is MHKKLTLAAAGFLFLASACHNNSGSSASQESQSTTPAVNTANVPVFNADTAYNYVAKQVAFGPRIPNTPAQEACANWIINTVKPLADTVYVQRTTVTGPHREKLRCINVVAAFNPGAKDRVLVLAHWDTRPHADQDSGANKDKPFDGADDGGSGVAVMLEAARHMKAQKIPANVGVDLLFTDVEDSGISEMPDSYALGTQYWAHHPHVPGYKANYGILLDMVGGKNSIFAIETTSKDKAYSQMKMFWDVANSLGGSQYFRYDESTSIDDDHVYVNNIIHIPTFDVLGWQTNGNFPAHWHTTHDNMDIIDKTTLHIVGQTLLQVVYTQPFAY, encoded by the coding sequence ATGCATAAAAAACTTACCCTGGCTGCCGCAGGCTTTTTATTCCTGGCCAGCGCCTGCCATAACAATTCCGGTTCTTCTGCTTCTCAGGAAAGCCAGTCCACCACGCCCGCTGTGAACACCGCCAATGTACCGGTATTCAACGCAGACACGGCCTACAATTATGTGGCTAAGCAGGTGGCATTTGGCCCCCGCATTCCCAACACACCGGCGCAGGAAGCCTGTGCAAACTGGATCATCAACACCGTGAAGCCCCTGGCTGATACCGTGTATGTACAACGCACCACGGTAACCGGCCCGCACCGGGAAAAGCTGCGCTGTATCAACGTGGTAGCCGCTTTCAACCCCGGCGCCAAGGACCGCGTGCTGGTGCTGGCCCACTGGGACACCCGCCCGCATGCAGACCAGGACTCCGGCGCCAACAAAGACAAACCCTTTGACGGCGCCGATGACGGCGGCAGCGGCGTAGCCGTAATGCTGGAGGCCGCGCGCCATATGAAGGCACAAAAGATCCCCGCAAACGTGGGCGTGGACCTGCTTTTTACAGACGTGGAAGATTCCGGCATCAGCGAAATGCCCGACAGCTATGCACTGGGCACCCAGTACTGGGCGCACCACCCGCATGTACCCGGCTACAAGGCAAACTATGGCATCCTGCTGGACATGGTAGGGGGCAAAAATTCCATCTTTGCCATTGAAACCACTTCCAAAGACAAGGCCTACAGCCAGATGAAAATGTTCTGGGATGTGGCAAACAGCCTGGGAGGCAGCCAGTACTTCCGCTACGATGAAAGTACTTCCATAGATGATGACCACGTGTATGTGAACAATATCATCCATATCCCCACTTTTGATGTACTGGGCTGGCAAACCAACGGCAACTTTCCTGCACACTGGCACACCACCCACGATAACATGGACATCATCGACAAAACCACCCTGCACATTGTAGGACAAACCCTGCTGCAGGTGGTGTATACGCAGCCGTTTGCGTATTAA
- a CDS encoding DUF7674 family protein — protein MMNQYEVPAYLEDSVPGLRQRLRQLPAVFQLYDTMTCFTRFTHDQLLTHNYAVAARCLKAAGRLYSRGNQFVKQAIIGIFIHDLAQLPLQDNRERIDRCNLIPENIYPFYIQEQLNQQHHGNK, from the coding sequence ATGATGAACCAGTATGAAGTACCCGCTTACCTGGAAGACAGCGTGCCCGGCCTCCGCCAGCGCCTGCGCCAGTTGCCGGCCGTGTTCCAGCTGTACGACACCATGACCTGCTTCACACGCTTTACGCACGACCAGTTGCTCACGCATAATTATGCCGTGGCAGCCCGTTGCCTGAAAGCCGCCGGCAGGCTTTATTCCCGCGGTAACCAATTTGTGAAACAAGCCATCATCGGCATTTTCATTCACGACCTGGCCCAGCTGCCCCTGCAAGACAACCGGGAGCGGATAGACCGCTGCAATCTGATACCGGAAAATATATATCCATTTTATATCCAGGAACAATTAAACCAACAACATCATGGAAACAAGTGA
- a CDS encoding DUF2306 domain-containing protein, which translates to MRQVIHTGLRWLAVLLILWGSVLMIRLSLPYAAFYRYTDFLMTKQLVYANHYWRFSFYVHVLLSSFVLITGLLQFSRWLLLHRPRWHRLCGKIYVVIVLFFSGPAGLVMGFYANAGFWARLSFVILAGLWLFFTAMAWLKIVKGRWQAHATYMLYSYALTLSALSLRFYALMIGMLHLPIHPRPAYIAISWLSWTLNLLIACLLVRTKFLQRYAPVERTAVNK; encoded by the coding sequence ATGCGGCAGGTCATCCATACAGGCCTGCGCTGGCTGGCGGTCTTGCTGATCCTTTGGGGAAGTGTGCTGATGATAAGGCTTTCACTGCCTTACGCCGCCTTTTACCGGTATACGGACTTCCTGATGACCAAGCAGCTGGTATACGCCAATCATTACTGGCGGTTTAGTTTTTATGTGCATGTATTGCTCAGCAGTTTTGTATTGATCACCGGCCTGTTGCAGTTCAGCAGATGGCTGTTGCTGCACCGGCCCCGCTGGCACCGGCTGTGCGGGAAAATATACGTGGTGATCGTGCTGTTTTTTAGCGGACCGGCAGGGTTGGTAATGGGATTTTATGCCAATGCCGGCTTCTGGGCACGGCTTAGTTTTGTGATCCTGGCGGGGCTGTGGCTGTTCTTTACCGCCATGGCCTGGCTTAAGATCGTGAAAGGCCGGTGGCAGGCGCACGCCACGTATATGCTTTACAGTTATGCCCTTACTTTATCAGCACTTAGCCTGCGCTTTTATGCACTGATGATAGGCATGCTGCATTTGCCGATACATCCCAGGCCCGCTTACATTGCCATTTCCTGGCTTAGCTGGACCCTCAACCTGCTGATCGCCTGTTTACTGGTACGCACTAAATTTTTACAGCGGTATGCTCCCGTGGAACGTACCGCTGTAAACAAATAA
- a CDS encoding endonuclease/exonuclease/phosphatase family protein — protein sequence MRLLRLFTKGFFLVINVIVAVLFLITCLAPILSPARFWPIGFLTLGFPFLLALLIIFLVGWLFFNARYALLPLIALLLGWKSVSAYIAFHWPTGDAVSDSVTDSSLTVMSYNVAQFGLYREKDSRYTRQAIYALIKKQAPDILCLQDFFTSDKNNDTNNRENISQELQMPYRYFSSDFNRNGNLHWGSIIYSRYPIINSSKIKMSEGPLSESLVYADIAREGDTIRILNMHLQSYRFDQKDYSQLDKIKSQEDTGLKATRNILEKMRAAMVRRGHQADTVASFIRRSPYRVIVCGDFNDIPASYTYFTIRGPLQDAFLEKGSGIGRTFASLSPTLRIDYIFADPTFKVLAYRKIKSNLSDHYPVIAYLR from the coding sequence GTGAGATTACTGCGGCTATTTACGAAAGGATTTTTTCTGGTCATTAACGTGATCGTTGCTGTTTTGTTCCTGATCACCTGCCTGGCGCCTATCCTTTCTCCTGCGCGGTTCTGGCCCATTGGCTTTCTTACACTGGGCTTTCCTTTTCTCCTGGCGTTGCTTATTATTTTCCTGGTGGGCTGGCTATTTTTTAACGCGCGTTATGCGCTGCTGCCGCTTATTGCACTGCTGCTGGGGTGGAAATCTGTAAGTGCCTACATTGCTTTTCACTGGCCCACCGGCGATGCGGTGTCGGATAGTGTAACAGACAGTTCGCTCACGGTAATGAGCTACAACGTAGCGCAGTTTGGCCTGTACCGCGAAAAGGACAGCCGCTATACCCGCCAGGCCATTTATGCCCTGATTAAAAAACAAGCACCGGATATCCTTTGCCTCCAGGACTTTTTTACTTCCGATAAAAATAACGACACCAATAACCGGGAGAACATTTCCCAGGAACTGCAGATGCCCTACCGCTATTTTTCCAGCGATTTTAACCGCAATGGCAACCTGCACTGGGGCTCCATCATTTACTCCCGCTACCCCATCATTAATTCCAGCAAGATAAAGATGAGCGAAGGGCCGCTGAGTGAAAGCCTGGTGTATGCAGACATAGCACGGGAGGGTGACACCATCCGTATTCTCAACATGCATTTGCAGAGCTACCGTTTTGACCAGAAAGATTATTCACAGCTGGATAAGATCAAGTCCCAGGAAGATACGGGGCTGAAGGCCACACGCAACATCCTGGAGAAAATGCGGGCAGCCATGGTGCGCAGGGGGCACCAGGCAGATACGGTGGCGTCCTTCATCCGCCGCAGCCCTTACCGGGTGATCGTTTGCGGGGATTTCAATGATATCCCGGCTTCTTACACTTACTTTACCATACGCGGGCCTTTGCAGGATGCTTTCCTGGAAAAGGGAAGCGGCATAGGCCGCACTTTTGCCAGCCTCTCGCCCACCCTGCGTATTGATTATATCTTTGCCGATCCTACTTTCAAGGTGCTGGCGTACCGCAAGATCAAGTCGAACTTATCGGATCACTACCCGGTGATCGCTTATCTGCGATAA
- a CDS encoding GNAT family N-acetyltransferase, translating into METSEVIVRVALPADTIYASEIVNEMEASARVRGTGIARRSPESIIQKILQGKAVIAILPDGTWVGFSYLETWQQGEFVSNSGLIVAPAFRNQGVASAIKRTVFDLSRHLYPDAKIFSITTGGAVMKLNNQLGFMPVAYHDITTDTAFWKGCESCINYPILCSKGCHNCLCTAMLFDPTMPEAQHA; encoded by the coding sequence ATGGAAACAAGTGAGGTCATTGTGCGGGTAGCACTGCCCGCAGACACGATATATGCCAGTGAGATCGTAAACGAAATGGAAGCTTCCGCCAGGGTACGCGGTACGGGCATTGCCCGCCGCAGCCCGGAAAGCATTATACAGAAAATCCTCCAGGGCAAAGCCGTTATTGCCATTCTGCCCGATGGTACCTGGGTAGGTTTCTCCTACCTGGAAACCTGGCAGCAGGGTGAATTTGTTTCCAACAGTGGGCTGATTGTAGCTCCCGCTTTCCGTAACCAGGGGGTGGCTTCCGCCATCAAACGCACCGTGTTTGACCTGAGCCGCCACCTGTACCCGGATGCAAAAATATTCAGCATCACCACGGGTGGCGCGGTCATGAAACTCAATAACCAGCTGGGTTTCATGCCGGTGGCTTATCATGATATTACTACAGACACCGCCTTCTGGAAAGGCTGTGAAAGTTGCATCAACTACCCTATCCTATGCAGCAAAGGTTGTCACAACTGCCTGTGCACCGCCATGCTGTTTGACCCTACAATGCCGGAGGCACAACATGCCTAA
- a CDS encoding DNA-3-methyladenine glycosylase family protein has product MHHAHLSKDKKLQRIMTIALEEIKPRPNVALRLIASIMAQQLSVRVAQVLYQRFLDLYNGKEPTAKMIMDTAPEKLRAIGLSNAKVQYVLNVARFVVEEKVTDAKLHAMADDEVINYLTQIKGVGRWTVEMLLMFQLGREDVFALDDLGLQNAMIKLYKLDATDKKAFKEKLVKITAKWSPYRTYAARYLWAWRDDDKQDNTPK; this is encoded by the coding sequence ATGCACCACGCACATCTTTCCAAAGACAAAAAACTGCAGCGCATTATGACCATTGCGCTGGAAGAGATAAAGCCGCGGCCCAATGTGGCGCTGCGGCTTATTGCTTCCATCATGGCGCAGCAACTCAGCGTGCGGGTGGCCCAGGTGCTGTACCAGCGCTTCCTGGACCTGTATAACGGTAAAGAGCCTACAGCAAAAATGATCATGGACACCGCGCCCGAAAAGCTGCGCGCCATCGGGCTTTCCAACGCCAAAGTGCAGTATGTGCTGAACGTGGCCCGCTTTGTAGTGGAAGAAAAAGTAACGGATGCCAAGCTGCATGCCATGGCGGACGACGAGGTGATCAACTACCTCACCCAGATCAAAGGTGTAGGAAGATGGACCGTGGAAATGCTGCTGATGTTTCAGCTGGGACGGGAAGACGTGTTTGCCCTGGACGACCTGGGCCTGCAAAACGCCATGATCAAACTTTACAAACTGGATGCTACAGATAAGAAAGCATTCAAAGAAAAGCTGGTAAAAATTACGGCTAAGTGGTCGCCCTACCGCACCTATGCAGCCCGTTACCTCTGGGCCTGGAGGGATGACGACAAGCAAGACAATACTCCCAAATAG
- a CDS encoding methylated-DNA--[protein]-cysteine S-methyltransferase, with translation MQTPQYHTIAAAIEYISTHFLEQPDLETVAAQVHVSPFHLQRMFTEWAGISPKRFLQFITTAYLKQKLHETPNLLEAAAMAGLSAQSRVYDLFVTLEAVTPQQFRSGGEAVQIRYGYHNTPFGHAFLAATEKGIVSMQFLEAGQEALVLEQLRAEWPQARVSADEAFTAVLVSKIFNAKPGEKLHVMVKGTNFQVKVWEALLRLPAGSVTTYSRIAEYIGHPRAVRAVGSAIGANPVAFLIPCHRVIRKEGQLGEYHWGSTRKKALVGYEMSKVNETGEDAA, from the coding sequence ATGCAAACACCGCAATACCATACCATCGCCGCCGCTATTGAATACATTTCCACCCATTTCCTGGAACAGCCAGACCTGGAAACAGTGGCTGCACAGGTGCATGTAAGCCCTTTTCATTTACAACGCATGTTCACAGAATGGGCCGGCATCAGCCCCAAGCGCTTCCTCCAGTTTATTACTACCGCTTATTTAAAACAGAAACTGCACGAAACGCCTAACCTGCTGGAAGCCGCTGCCATGGCTGGTTTATCCGCCCAGTCGCGCGTGTATGATCTCTTTGTGACCCTGGAGGCGGTAACACCCCAGCAATTTCGCAGTGGGGGGGAAGCGGTACAGATCCGTTATGGCTATCATAACACGCCTTTCGGGCATGCCTTCCTGGCCGCCACGGAAAAAGGCATTGTAAGTATGCAGTTCCTGGAAGCCGGGCAGGAAGCGCTGGTGCTGGAGCAGCTACGCGCAGAATGGCCACAGGCGCGGGTGAGCGCAGATGAAGCCTTCACGGCGGTGTTGGTCAGCAAGATATTCAATGCAAAGCCGGGGGAAAAACTACACGTGATGGTGAAGGGCACCAATTTCCAGGTAAAGGTGTGGGAAGCTTTGCTGCGCCTGCCTGCCGGCAGCGTTACCACTTATTCCCGCATTGCGGAATACATTGGTCACCCCAGAGCTGTGCGGGCGGTGGGCTCCGCCATTGGGGCAAACCCGGTGGCCTTTCTGATCCCCTGCCACCGCGTGATCCGCAAGGAAGGCCAGCTGGGAGAATATCATTGGGGCAGCACCCGCAAAAAGGCACTGGTAGGCTATGAAATGAGTAAAGTGAATGAGACGGGAGAAGATGCCGCCTGA
- the cysS gene encoding cysteine--tRNA ligase: MSSLKVYNSIKRQKEEFIPIYPGHVGMYVCGPTVSGESHLGHARPYITFDVLFRYLTYLGYKVRYVRNITDAGHFEEEGRDAVDKIAKGALLEKLEPMELVQKYTNLFHWAMLRFNNLEPSIEPTATGHIIEQIEMIKKILEAGYAYEVNGSVYFDVKKYAGNHHYGILSGRVLEDMLETTRELENQDEKHNKVDFALWKAAPPEHIQRWPSPWGDGFPGWHIECSAMSRKYLGTQFDIHGGGMDLQFPHHECEIAQSEIAGGELMARYWMHNNMITINGRKMGKSYNNTITLRELFNGTAKELTQAYSPMTVRFFILQTHYRSTLDFSNEALQAAEKGLARLLAANELLQAMPYVQGEGTFNEELDKQVRTWCAEIPGFMNDDMNTAKVMANLFELTPVINSLKSGQIKMAEISEETFTILKNTWKVYLVDILGIVGERQADDSKLDDVLQLLMNMRKEAKARKDYATSDKIRNQLLEMGIQLKDEKDGSMTYSIV, translated from the coding sequence ATGTCATCACTGAAAGTCTACAATTCCATCAAGCGACAGAAAGAGGAGTTTATCCCGATATACCCGGGGCATGTAGGCATGTACGTGTGCGGGCCCACCGTTTCGGGCGAATCGCACCTGGGCCATGCCCGTCCTTATATCACCTTCGACGTATTATTCCGCTACCTCACTTACCTGGGGTATAAAGTACGCTACGTGCGCAATATCACCGATGCCGGCCACTTTGAAGAAGAGGGCCGCGACGCGGTGGACAAGATCGCCAAAGGTGCCCTGCTGGAAAAGCTGGAGCCCATGGAACTGGTGCAGAAATATACCAACCTGTTTCACTGGGCCATGCTGCGTTTTAACAACCTGGAGCCCAGCATAGAGCCCACCGCTACCGGCCATATCATAGAGCAGATAGAAATGATCAAAAAAATACTGGAAGCCGGCTACGCCTATGAAGTGAATGGCTCCGTGTATTTTGATGTGAAGAAATACGCCGGCAACCATCACTATGGCATCCTCAGTGGCCGTGTGCTGGAAGATATGCTGGAAACCACCCGCGAGCTGGAAAACCAGGACGAAAAACACAATAAAGTGGACTTTGCCCTGTGGAAAGCTGCACCACCAGAGCATATCCAGCGCTGGCCCAGCCCCTGGGGCGACGGCTTCCCAGGCTGGCACATTGAGTGCTCCGCCATGAGCCGCAAGTACCTGGGCACCCAGTTTGACATTCACGGCGGTGGCATGGACCTGCAATTTCCCCACCACGAGTGCGAGATAGCCCAAAGTGAAATAGCCGGCGGTGAACTGATGGCCCGCTACTGGATGCATAATAACATGATCACGATCAACGGCAGGAAAATGGGTAAGTCTTACAACAACACCATTACCCTCCGCGAGCTTTTTAATGGCACGGCAAAAGAACTGACGCAGGCCTACAGCCCCATGACAGTGCGCTTCTTTATCCTGCAAACCCACTACCGCAGCACGCTGGACTTCAGCAATGAAGCCCTGCAGGCCGCAGAAAAAGGCCTGGCCCGCCTGCTGGCGGCCAATGAACTACTACAGGCCATGCCTTACGTACAAGGCGAAGGAACCTTTAATGAAGAACTGGACAAACAGGTAAGGACCTGGTGCGCAGAGATCCCCGGGTTCATGAATGATGACATGAACACCGCCAAGGTAATGGCCAACCTCTTTGAACTGACGCCGGTGATCAATTCCCTGAAAAGTGGACAGATCAAAATGGCCGAGATCAGCGAAGAGACCTTCACCATCCTGAAAAACACCTGGAAAGTATACCTGGTAGATATCCTGGGCATTGTAGGTGAACGCCAGGCGGACGACAGCAAGCTGGATGACGTGCTGCAACTGCTGATGAACATGCGCAAAGAAGCCAAGGCCCGAAAGGACTACGCTACTTCCGATAAGATCCGTAACCAGCTGCTGGAAATGGGCATACAACTGAAAGATGAGAAGGACGGCAGCATGACCTACAGCATTGTATAA